One genomic segment of Alicycliphilus denitrificans K601 includes these proteins:
- a CDS encoding HipA domain-containing protein yields MADIHELWRRLVFNFLICNTDDHLRNTGFLYDARQRGWRLSPAFDLNPMPGDRRESKTWLAEDTGVIDSRDMLMAAASYFRLDAVQAQAIWSEVAQAVAGWRAVARGLGMRGTDLLDFEPAFVESTTP; encoded by the coding sequence ATCGCCGACATCCATGAGTTGTGGCGGCGACTGGTCTTCAATTTCCTGATCTGCAACACCGACGATCACCTGCGCAACACCGGCTTCCTGTACGACGCGCGCCAGCGCGGCTGGCGCCTGTCGCCGGCCTTCGACCTGAACCCGATGCCGGGCGACCGTCGCGAGAGCAAGACCTGGTTGGCCGAGGACACAGGCGTCATCGACAGCCGTGACATGCTGATGGCCGCCGCGTCGTATTTCAGGCTGGATGCTGTGCAAGCGCAGGCGATCTGGAGTGAAGTGGCCCAGGCCGTGGCGGGCTGGCGCGCAGTGGCCCGGGGATTGGGCATGCGCGGTACCGACCTGCTGGATTTCGAGCCGGCGTTCGTCGAATCGACCACACCCTGA